The Cystobacter fuscus DSM 2262 genome includes a region encoding these proteins:
- a CDS encoding SDR family NAD(P)-dependent oxidoreductase: protein MKRLENKVAVITGGGGGIGAATAKLFLQEGARVLIVGRTEEKLRKTLQELHHENLGYAVADVSKVEDTQRYFQQAAERFGGVDVLVGNAGAEGPYKPVDEHSVEDFDEVMAVNVRGCWLAVKYAFPEMRKRGGGSIVLTSSIMGMVAFPANSAYTAAKHAVVGLARSLAHDGAPFNIRVNAVCPGVIDNDMTAGIHTRLAPGNEEAVKSRMSQRIPMQRYGTNEEIARLNLFLASDESSYSTGGVFVADGGMTAGVRGR, encoded by the coding sequence ATGAAGAGGTTGGAGAACAAGGTCGCCGTCATCACTGGCGGTGGCGGTGGGATTGGCGCGGCGACGGCGAAGCTCTTCCTGCAGGAGGGGGCCCGGGTGCTGATCGTGGGTCGCACCGAGGAGAAGCTCCGCAAGACGCTCCAGGAGCTCCACCACGAGAACCTCGGCTACGCGGTGGCGGACGTGTCGAAGGTCGAGGACACGCAGCGCTACTTCCAGCAGGCGGCGGAGCGCTTCGGCGGTGTCGACGTGCTGGTGGGCAACGCGGGCGCCGAGGGTCCCTACAAGCCCGTGGACGAGCACTCCGTGGAGGACTTCGACGAAGTGATGGCCGTCAACGTGCGCGGCTGCTGGTTGGCCGTCAAATACGCGTTCCCCGAGATGCGCAAGCGCGGGGGCGGGAGCATCGTCCTCACCTCCTCGATCATGGGGATGGTCGCGTTTCCGGCCAACTCGGCGTACACCGCCGCCAAGCACGCGGTGGTGGGCCTGGCGCGCTCGCTGGCGCACGACGGCGCGCCGTTCAACATCCGGGTGAACGCGGTGTGCCCGGGCGTCATCGACAACGACATGACGGCGGGCATCCACACGCGGCTCGCGCCCGGCAACGAGGAGGCGGTGAAGAGCCGGATGTCCCAGCGCATTCCGATGCAGCGCTACGGGACGAACGAGGAGATCGCCCGCCTGAACCTCTTCCTCGCCAGTGACGAGAGCAGCTACAGCACGGGCGGGGTGTTCGTGGCGGACGGTGGCATGACGGCGGGCGTCCGAGGTCGGTGA